A window of Chromohalobacter canadensis genomic DNA:
GTAAGCCGGGATGGCCCCCTAGCCGAAACAGTGCTCTACCCCCGACGGTGATACGTGAGGCGCTACCTAAATAGCTTTCGAGGAGAACCAGCTATCTCCGGGCTTGATTAGCCTTTCACTCCGATCCACAGCTCATCCCAGCATTTTTCAACATACTTGGGTTCGAGCCTCCAGTCAGTGTTACCTGACCTTCACTCTGGCCATGGATAGATCGCCCGGTTTCGGGTCTATATCCAGCGACTCATCGCCCTGTTAAGACTCGGTTTCCCTACGCCTCCCCTAGTCGGTTAAGCTCGCCACTGAATATAAGTCGCTGACCCATTATACAAAAGGTACGCAGTCACAGAACGAGTCTGCTCCTACTGCTTGTACGCATACGGTTTCAGGATCTATTTCACTCCCCTCGCCGGGGTTCTTTTCGCCTTTCCCTCACGGTACTGGTTCACTATCGGTCAGCCAGGAGTATTTAGCCTTGGAGGATGGTCCCCCCGTCTTCAGTCAAGGTTTCACGTGCCCCGACCTACTCGATTTCACCAATGCGGGTTTTCGGTTACGGGACTATCACCCACTATGGCCGGCCTTTCCAGGCCGTTCACCTAACCGTGCATTGACTTAAGGGCTAGTCCCCGTTCGCTCGCCGCTACTCAGGGAATCTCGGTTGATTTCTTTTCCTCGGGGTACTTAGATGTTTCAGTTCCCCCGGTTCGCCTCCCAACCCCTATGAATTCAGGGTGGGATACCCAGCTGATGCTGGGTGGGTTTCCCCATTCAGAAATGCCCGGGTCGTAGGTTGTTTGCCACCTCACCGAGCCTTATCGCAGGCTACAACGTCTTTCATCGCCTCTGGCTGCCTAGGCATCCACCGTATGCGCTTCATCGCTTGACCATATAACCCCAAAGGGTCTGGCCTGGCGACGAACACGATTTTGCCGGATACGCTTGAGACGTATCGTCTTGCTTTGTCAGCTTATTCCACATTGTTAAAGAGCATTGCTCTATTCGATCAGGTAATTCATTGTGAGCGCTTACCCAGGGGGGATGCGCGGTCGTTTAAGGAGGTGATCCAGCCGCAGGTTCCCCTACGGCTACCTTGTTACGACTTCACCCCAGTCATGAACCACACCGTGGTGATCGCTCTCCCGAAGGTTAAGCTAACCACTTCTGGTGCAGTCCACTTCCATGGTGTGACGGGCGGTGTGTACAAGGCCCGGGAACGTATTCACCGTGCCATTCTGATGCACGATTACTAGCGATTCCGACTTCGCGGAGTCGAGTTGCAGACTCCGATCCGGACTGAGACCGGCTTTTCGGGATTAGCTTCAGCTCGCGCTTTCGCAACCCTTTGTACCGGCCATTGTAGCACGTGTGTAGCCCTACCCGTAAGGGCCATGATGACTTGACGTCGTCCCCACCTTCCTCCGGTTTGTCACCGGCAGTCTCCCTAGAGTTCCCGACCGAATCGCTGGCAAATAGGGACAAGGGTTGCGCTCGTTACGGGACTTAACCCAACATTTCACAACACGAGCTGACGACAGCCATGCAGCACCTGTCTCTGCGCTCCCGAAGGCACCCCGGAATCTCTTCCGGGTTCGCAGGATGTCAAGGGTAGGTAAGGTTCTTCGCGTTGCATCGAATTAAACCACATGCTCCACCGCTTGTGCGGGCCCCCGTCAATTCATTTGAGTTTTAACCTTGCGGCCGTACTCCCCAGGCGGTCGACTTATCGCGTTAACTGCGCCACTAAGTCCTCAAGGGACCCAACGGCTAGTCGACATCGTTTACGGCGTGGACTACCAGGGTATCTAATCCTGTTTGCTACCCACGCTTTCGCACCTCAGCGTCAGTGTCAGTCCAGAAGGCCGCCTTCGCCACTGGTATTCCTCCCGATCTCTACGCATTTCACCGCTACACCGGGAATTCTACCTTCCTCTCCTGCACTCTAGCCTGCCCGTTCCGGATGCCGTTCCCAGGTTGAGCCCGGGGCTTTCACACCCGGCGTGACACGCCGCCTACGCGCGCTTTACGCCCAGTAATTCCGATTAACGCTTGCACCCTCCGTATTACCGCGGCTGCTGGCACGGAGTTAGCCGGTGCTTCTTCTGCGAGTGATGTCGTCCGTACCGGGTATTGGCCGGCACGCTTTCTTCCTCGCTGAAAGTGCTTTACAACCCGAAAGCCTTCTTCACACACGCGGCATGGCTGGATCAGGCTTTCGCCCATTGTCCAATATTCCCCACTGCTGCCTCCCGTAGGAGTCCGGGCCGTGTCTCAGTCCCGGTGTGGCTGATCATCCTCTCAGACCAGCTACGGATCGTCGCCTTGGTGAGCCGTTACCCCACCAACCAGCTAATCCGACATAGGCTCATCCAATCGCGCGAGGTCCGAAGAGCCCCCGCTTTCTCCCGTAGGACGTATGCGGTATTAGCCTGGGTTTCCCCAGGTTATCCCCCACGACTGGGTAGATTCCTATGCATTACTCACCCGTCCGCCGCTCGTCAGCGTCCAGCAAGCTGGACCTGTTACCGCTCGACTTGCATGTGTTAGGCCTGCCGCCAGCGTTCAATCTGAGCCATGATCAAACTCTTCAGTTGAAAGTCTGATAGTCCGTTGAGCGGACCAAACTTGGTTCAAGACTAAAACGTTCTCAAAAAGACCCGAAGGTCTCTGACGAGTCGCTTGCCTTGATAGGTCGTGACTGGCACCCCTATCCTGAGCAAACGCCCACATGAATTACCTGATCGATTGTTAAAGAGCGGCTCCGGGCTCGCAAAACGAGAAGCGGAGCGCTTGCGTGTGCCCAATGGGCGCCTCGCAAGGAAGGCGTATTCTACCGAAAGCGCCGTGATTGTCAAGGCGTTAGCCGAGGTGACAATCGCTGACATCGCCTTGAACCGCGGCGTTGTCAGGGGCCTTTCGAGGTGCGGCGCATTTTACCGAAACCGGCGTCACTGTCAAGCGAGAAAGCCACCCGAAGGTTTGAATTTCTCAAGCACGTCAGCCACTTGCGCTACCTTTCCACCGCTGGCCACGAGGTCCGTCGCCGGCAGCGGATGCGTACTTTACGGACCTGACGGCGCGAACGCAAGGGGTTTTTCTCAGATCACGAAACGATCAACGAAACGATGTACCGGCGTGCTTTCCAGACGCGCCTGATCTGCGCACAGCGCCAGAATCTCATCGCAGTGACGTGGCGGGAAACGTGTCGCGAGGTTGGCGTGAAACTTCTCTTCCAGCAGTGGCATACCTTCCGCTCGGCGGCGGCGATGCCCGATGGGGTATTCGACGGCCACTTGATCGGTCTTACTTCCATCCTTGAAGAACACCTGAATCGCATTGGCGATGGAACGTTTATCGGCCTCGAGATACTCACGGCTGTAACGCGCGTCCTCGATCACTTCCATCTTGTCACGCAATCGATCGATGACAGTGTTCGCCGCATGGAAGGCATCCTCGTAGTGCTCGGCAACCAAGTGTCCGAAGATCAAGGGGACGGCCGTCATGTACTGAAGGCAATGATCGCGATCGGCAGGATTGGCCAGACGCCCTTCCTTGGAAATGATGCGAATCGCCGACTCATGGGTAGTGATCACGACCCTGTCGATGTCCTCCAGACGGTCCTTGACCTGAGGATGCAGCGTCACGGCTGCTTCGCAGGCGGTCTGGGCATGAAACTCCGCCGGAAAGCTGATCTTGAACAGCACGTTTTCCATGACATAGGAACCGTAGTCCTGACTGATACGGAAATGGCGATCATCTTCCGGTTTGAGCTGCTGGTCCTTGTTGGTCTTCGTGAACAGCACATCATAGAAGCCCCATTGCGGTGCACTCAGCACACCGGGGATACCCATTTCGCCACGCATGGCGATATCCGCCAGGCGCACGCCACGCGAGGTTGCATCGCCCGCCGCCCAGGACTTACGTGACCCGGCGTTCGGTGCATGCCGATAAGTGCGCAGGCTCTGGC
This region includes:
- the prpD gene encoding 2-methylcitrate dehydratase yields the protein MSANVEQNQRPDYDPELQAIADYVLEYRVTGQEALETARYCLMDTLGCGLLALRFPECTKHLGPLVEGTVVPHGARVPGTQLRLDPVKAAWDIGAIIRWLDYNDTWLAAEWGHPSDNLGGILAIADHLSQKRVAEGEAPLTVRDVLEAMVMAHEIQGVLALENSFNRVGLDHVALVKVASTAVVAKLMGADREQLLAALSHAFVDGQSLRTYRHAPNAGSRKSWAAGDATSRGVRLADIAMRGEMGIPGVLSAPQWGFYDVLFTKTNKDQQLKPEDDRHFRISQDYGSYVMENVLFKISFPAEFHAQTACEAAVTLHPQVKDRLEDIDRVVITTHESAIRIISKEGRLANPADRDHCLQYMTAVPLIFGHLVAEHYEDAFHAANTVIDRLRDKMEVIEDARYSREYLEADKRSIANAIQVFFKDGSKTDQVAVEYPIGHRRRRAEGMPLLEEKFHANLATRFPPRHCDEILALCADQARLESTPVHRFVDRFVI